Sequence from the Maribellus comscasis genome:
AATATTAACGGAGAATTTCCCAAAATACTGGTTTTTAAACCCGGCACGTATCATTTTTATCCTGAAGGTTGTGAACAACGGAATTATTTTGAATCAAACACTACAGATATAAACCCACGAATTTGCGCTTTTCTTTTTGAAGGAGCCAAAAATCTGGTCGTTGAAGGAAATGGCAGCAATTTTATATTTCACGGACAAATGCAACCCTTTACCTTTGATAACTGTGAGAATATTACATTAAAAAATATTCAAATCGACTGGGAAAATCCCTTGACAGCCCAGGTTGAAGTAGCAGAAACGGGTGAAAACTTTATTGATTTAAACATCAACCAAAAAGAATATTCATATAAAATAACCGACGGTAAAATTTTTTTTAATGGCAAAGACTGGGAGGAACAATGGAAAGGAACCATGGAGTTTGATCGTGAAGGTCGGTATGTTGTTCCACAAACAGGCGATTGGGGCTGCCTGGGTAAAAACTGGCAAAACTACGAGGCCAAAAGTATCATTCCCGGTCTGATTCGATTAGAGAACAATTTTGAAAGAAAACCAAAGGTTGGAAATTATTTGGTGATGCGGCACAGCGAAAGACTTCATTCGGGAATTTTTATTCAGAACTCAAAAAATATAAACATAAAAAATGTAACATTATATCATGCCACCGGGTTGGGAATTCTGGCACAGTTTAGTGAGAATCTGACTTTTGACAAATACAAAGCCATTCCAAATGCAACAAAAAACCGCTATTTTGGTGGCGGAGATGATGGCTTACAGGTTTCAAACTGTAAGGGACAAATAACTGTTAACAACTGCGAATTTGCAGGTTTAATGGATGATCCGATAAATGTTCATGGCACCAGTGTCCAGGTTATTGAAATTTTACCGGACAAAAAGATAAAATGTAAGTTTATGCACCACCAGAGTGAAGGATTACAATGGGGACATGCCGGAGACAAAATCGGATTTATAGAAAACACTTCGATGAATACTTTTGCTTATGGGGAAGCTGAAAGTTTTAAACCAACAAACCGACAGGAATTCATTTTAACCTTAAAAGAGGAGCTGCCTCAAAACCTTGAAACAGGAGATGCGCTCGAAAACCTAACGTGGGCGCCGGATTTAACCATTCAGAATTCTCACTTTAAAAGCTGCAGGGCGCGTGGAGTGCTGGTTTCCACTCCGGAAAAAGTAGTGATAGAAAACAACATCTTTGAATCGAGCGGAAGCGCAATTCTGATTGCAGGTGATGCCAACAATTGGTTTGAATCAGGTGCTGTAAAAGATGTAACCATCCGAAATAATACCTTCACTGAACTGTGTAACACAAGTTCTTATCAATTTTGCGAAGGTATTATCTCTATATATCCGGAAATTCCTGAATTAAATCAGAACACACCCTTTTTTCATAAAAACATCCGAATTACAGGGAACAAATTTAATCCTTTCGATTATCCCGTTGTTTTTGCCAGATCAGTTGACGGACTTTCGTTTAGCAACAATACCATAAAAAAAAGTAAAAAATATGCTCCTTATCACCAACGCAAATACACTTTTACATTTGAAGCATGCAAAAATATCATCATAAATGAGAATAATTATATTGGTGATGTATTGGGGAAAAACATACTTTTGAATCAAACTAATTTTTCCGAGATTGAGGTTCAGAATCAGGAAAATCTAAAAATTGAAACATTATGAAATGGTTTAAAATAGTTTTTATTGGATGTATTTTTGTTTTCCATGGTCGGGTTAATGCACAGGAGCAGCCATCCACCAACAATGCAACTGTTTTTCCTGACAGAGTTATGCTCAGCATTTCTGGAAATCCGGCAAGTGAGAGAGCTGTAAGCTGGCGGACAAGCGCCGGTGTCGCAGTTAGCTTGGGACAAATTGCAAAAGCAAGTGAAGGGCCTTTCTTTTCTGAAAACATAGCTACGGTCAATGGTACTTCGTCATTTTGGGAAGAAGGAGATGCTTCCGCTTTGGGGCACAAAGTTGTATTTGATAACCTGAGCCCGAATACCACCTACACTTACCGTGTTGGAAATGGTGACAACTGGAGCGAATGGTTTCAGTTTACCACTTCGTCGGCCAATACAGAACCGTTTCATTTTTTATATCTTGGCGATTTTCAGAATGATATCAAACAACATTGCTCCCGTCTAATCCGACAGGCATATTCTCACTTTCCTGACGCTGAGTTTGTATTGATGGCTGGTGATTTGGTCAGCCGAAGCAATGAAGATTACTGGAGTGAATTTTTTCATGCAGGAGATTGGATTTACGCTACAATCCCAACGATGGCTACACCGGGAAACCATGAATACCACTCAGAGAATGATACGCGGGTATTTTCAAAACACTGGAACCAAATTTTTGTAAATCCTCAAAACGGGCCGGAAGGACTTGAAAACAAATCATTTTACGTTGATTACCAGGGCGTACGGTTTGTATCATTTGACTCCCCCGCAACCGGGTATTATAATGATGCCAGAATAAATACTGAAAAATGGTTTCACGAAGTACTGGCAAACAATCCCAATAAATGGACGGTAGTTTTTACACACTATCCGGTTTACTCCTGTTCTCAGGGAAGAGATAACGAAGATTACCGAAAGGTTGTCCAGCCTATTCTGGAAAAATATGGTGTTGACCTGGTTTTACAGGGACACGATCATACCTACTGTCGCGGGCAAAACCTGGAAAATGTCGGAGAAAATTGTAAAAATCCTCCTATGTATATGGTGTCGGTAGCAGGCCCTAAGATGTATGGTTTGAACGTTAACCGATGGAGTGAAAGAGCAGGCTCGCAGATACAACTGTACCAGAATATTTCAGTTGATGGAAATAAAATAAAGGTTGATGTTTATACCGTAACCGGAGAATTGTATGATTCGTTCAGCCTTGAAAAAAATAAAAAAGGTATAAATAAAGTCATCGAATCACCGGAAATCAGCAAAATAAGAGAGCTTACGCAGATTCCGGAAAATGCAAAAGACCGCTACACGGAGGAAGAAAAAAGTTTATACAGGGAACGTTTCGAAAAGTAATCAGTTTTACTATTTATCCAGAATTTTTTTAAGAATACTGAGCAAGTAAAGTAATATTACAGCACCAACTACAGCCAGAAATAAAGTTCCGATTATTCCACCGTGGATTCGAATTCCCAGCCTGTTGAATAACCAGTGTCCTAAATACGCGCCGGCAATACCAACAATCAGGTTTATAATAAAACCATATCCTTTCCCGCGCATAATCAGACCTGCAATCGCTCCTGCTGCCAGCCCGATGATTAAAATGTACAACATCCTGATAATTTGAAAACGAAAAAACAAAAAAGGACTACTCCCTTACATTCAAAAATAAGGGAGTAGTTTTAGTATCATTCTTTGACAGCTTTTCTATTCTTAATAACGATTGAAAGCGCGACAAAAGCAACGATCAATATAACGGGCAAAACAGACATATTACGCAAGGTAATTTGCGGGCCGGCAGTCTCGATTGATTTTCCCATTATGGGTAAAACCATGGATGTAGCAACAAAACCTGCTCCACCCAATATCGACATTCCCAGCGCGCCTGTCTTTGGTGTAAATTCCGAGGCGGCACCAATCATAGTAGGCCAGAAGTAACATACTCCAATTGCGAATACAGCCGCAGAAACCACTGTCATAGCAGGGCCTTGTGCGATACTTAACAAAAGCAGCCCGGCTGTTGATATAATTGCCGAACCGAGCAGCACTCCCGTAGTATTTAAACGATGGATGAGAGAACCGGCAAAATAACGCCCAACTGCCATAATTCCGGTTACAACAGCCAAAATAATCATTGGCCCTATGCCGTTCTCAGCCAGCAAAGCGTTGATCCATTGTGTGGTTCCCAATTCAGTTGAAGCAGTGAGTAACATGCAAAAGAATATAAAGGGGAAAAGCAAGGTAATTTTATTTACTGCTCTTCCTTCAATAACAATGGCTACTGCCACAGCGGCTACGATAACAAATGGTAAAGCGCTGTCGAAGCTTACCGTAAAAGAAGGAACCGTAGCAACAAGAATCATCAAAATAACCGCGATGGTAATGGTAACAGGAGCGCCAACATTTCGCATCATTTCTTTATATGAAACACCACTTGTAACCCGCTCTGTTTCCGGAATTTTTTGTCCAAAAAACAAAAAGCCGTATAAAACAAGCGGAATAAACAAAATACTTACCAGAACCTGCCACGATAAATTCATTTCATCCATAATTAAAGTTGCCAGCAAACTTCCGATTACAATTCCTCCGGGAAACCAGACATGAAAACGGTTTAACATTTTTGTTTTCTTATCCGGGAAAAGAGCTGTTACCAGCGGATTACAAGCGGCTTCCACACTACCATTCCCAAGGCCGATAAACACATTGGCCAAAAAAAGTGAAAAGTAATCTTTTGCCATCAGCAACAGAATTATACCAACCAAATGCAGGAAAAATGCCATCCAAACGACGGTTTTTGTTTTTACAATATCGATAAAATAACCACCGGCAAACATCGCTACAGCAAATCCCCAAAATGCCGGTCCAAATGCCCGGCCAACTTGTTCTTTGCTCAGCCCGTAGTCTTCGGTAAATACTCCTTCGATTTTTGCTCTGATGGCAAATGTTATTGCTGTTACCAGCAACGCCAGACAACTGGCGATAAAAAGCCTTTTTTGATTTACATTATTCATAATTAGATCCAATTAATTAGTAGTCTGTAACAATTAAAAACCTGAATAAAAATCCGAAACAATAAATCTACTTTGCAGTTAAATTTTTACCTGCCAAATAAACGATAGTTTGTTTTATAAGTTCTCTGTATTCTTTTTTTTCGTATGTACGGTGATCATGGCCTGGTTGAAGATAAACAATTTTTGATGAATTATAATGATTTTCCCAACCTATTGTTTCGGTGCTTCCGGGGTGTTTTGTTGTCAAAATTGGAATAACACTATCCGACACTTTGGTATTTCCGTATACTTCATCAAAAAAACGAAAGCTTTGAAAACCTTTTGTAGAAGCATGATTTCCTACAGGATTTATATACACCCAAACATCATGATCATAAGTGGAATACTCTGACTCCGGAACACCGGGATCTTTCTCAATATATTTCCCGCCGACAATTTTCTCAAATTCGTTCCATTTTTGATAGGAAACCAGCGAATGATGCAAAAACAACAAAGGTTTCCCTACTTTTGTAAGCTGTATATAAGCACTCTTTTCTGCCGGCGTTATATCTTGCCACATGTCATAAAAAACCAAAACATCGAAATATTCGGCCAAACCGTTTGCAATAGTCCGGTTGGCTACTGGTTGCTCAAAATGCTGATATTCGACACCTTCCAAATTATCAAACATTTCCATAAACTGAAGCGTATCGTAGGAATGCCCGCCGGTTACTAACATTATTTGTACAGGCGCCTGTGAAAAAACACAAAAAGAAAAAATGGAAAAAAACAAAAGAAGTAAAACTTTTTTCATAACTCTGGTTTAAATTCTGAAATTACATAAAGCAATCCCGGTGGTTTTATTTTGGGCTATAATTTACTAAAATTAAATTTTTTAAGTACAAAAAATAATAAATCTGTTTTAACAGGATTTTGTTATAAAAGTGTCTTCCTCTTATTGGCAAATATAAATTGATTCTGCATTCGTTTTTATAATTCCAAAACCGAAATTCATGCAGGGAAAAATGATATTTTTTGACCAACAAAGCAACCCTATCTAAATTCATATATCTTTATAAGGTGTTTACAAACTACAAATGGCAAGAACCAAAAAAAAAATACTGAAAATATTTGCCTGGATTGTGCTGGCTTTTCTGCTGTTGATAACAGGAGCAGGTATTTTTGTATTTTTTAAAGCAGAAAATTATATCAACAAAAACTTATCGGAAATTGTAGCAAAGAGTTCAAATCAACTCTATCAGCTTTCCTTTGATAAAATTGACATCGAATTATTTCCTTTGTCGGTAATCGTTTCTGAGATTCAACTTTCTCCCGACGAAAACCTGTCAACAAAAATCCTGAAAGAATCTGCAGATAAAGTCGTTTACTCGTTTGAATCAAAAAAACTCGAAATCAGAGGAATTTCTATAAAAAGTATTCTGAGAAACAAAAGATTCCATACCAACAAAATAATTATTGCTGATCCTCTTCTTGAAATAAGAGGAGACGAACTTATTTTAAAGGATTCTGTTCAAACTGCCGATAAAATTCTTTACGAAATCCGACCACTGTTTCAAAAATATGTAAAAGATATTCAGGTTGACGAAATTGATTTTGTTAATGCACACTACCAGTTTTTTAACACTCCCGGAGATTCCTCTGTTGTCTCAAATGCAAAACATATTTCAGTCGGCATTAAGAATTTTCGCACCGACTCAACAATGATTTTTCATAACTCAAAACTTTTTGACACCGATGATATTCTGGTACAGATGAATGATTTCCGTTTTAATTTTGGCGACAGTTTACATGTGTTACAGATTGATACACTCGAGTACTCTTTACTAAGTTCTGATATCAGCGCCAGGAGTTTTCATCTTACCTACCTTGACAAAAACAGTGAAAAAAGTTTATACGATGTTTTTGTACCCCGCATGTATATGAAAAGTGACATCGTTAGCCGGTTAACAGTAAAAGACTCGATTGATGTGGAATTTTTAAAGTTTGAAAACCCAAGAATCCGCTTTTATCAAAAAGAAAATTCTCAGAAACTACAAATTGAAGATATTAGCAATTTTGATTTTTATTCATTAATTGACAATCAATTTACCAAAGTAGTAGTTGACAGCTTTTACCTTTCAAATGCCGATTTGGAAATTTACCGACAACCCGATATTATAAACTATCAGCAAAAGTTTGAATCACTGGAAATTAATCTTAATGGATTTGAACTGGACTCATTGTCTTCGAAAAACCCGGAAAAATTATTGTATGCCGACGATTTGGAGATGGAAGTCAGCGGCTATCATTTAAAACTTGAGGACAATGCCCACGATTTTAGTGCAGGCTCTATGTTCTTCTCTACCTATTCAAACACTTTGGGAGTAAAAGAAATAAATATTTCGCCGGCCGATACAACAAAAAAACATCCACGTATTCATGTTAACATCGATTGCGAGGCAATTGAAGTAAGCGATGTGGATTTAAAAAAATTATATCATACAAGAACATTACCTACCCGCGAGATATTGGTTACCAAACCAAACGTAAATTTGCAGGTTCATGCTGATGCTGAAAAAATAAAAAAAACAAAGGAAACGGGTCTGCTTTTTGAACTCATTACGGCCTATTTAAGAGGTGTTTATTCTGATTTGGTTACCGTAAAGCAGGGAAAACTAAACATTCAAAACTTAACAGAAAGCAATGTTAAAGGGTATTTTGAGACCGGTTTTACATTTAACCTTACCGGCTTTTCACTCGATTCAACAAGCATTGAACAAACCGACAAGTTTTTCTATGCCACAAACTTTGACCTTGAGTTTAGCGATTACCAGATGCGACTGGTTGATGATTTACATAAAATAAATGTCGACCAGATTTCAATTTTAAGCTTTGAACGAAAAGTAGAGATTCAAAACTTACAATTGCAACCCGTTATTGAGAACGCAGACGAAACTACAATGAGTCGTTTCAGCCGTTCGGAGTTGTATAACATTAAAGTTCCCCGGATCATATTGTGGGGAATAAACCTTCGAAATGCATTTTTTAACAACAAACTGAATATTTCGCGTTTCCAGATTTTAAATCCTGAAATATATTTTGAAAACTTTGGCGCCCTGCGTCAGTCGCAGGAGAAAAAAGAATTTTCAGAATTTTCGCAGCTGGTGTTTAACTATTTAGCTGACATTAACATCAGTCAAATCGATATTCCAAACGGAGAATTTGCCTGGATTAATCACACCAAAAAAGGGAAGACTACATCGTTTGACAATGAATTCTCAGCCTCACTCGAAAACTTTAGATTAAATGAAAATGAACTGAATAAAAAACGTTTATTATTTTCCGACAACTTTGATATCTCGGTAAAAGACCAGCTTTTCCATTTGTCTGACAGCGTGCATATTTTACAGGCAGGGGAAATAAACCTTTCAACTGCAAAATCAACAATAAAAATCAATAATGCGCTGCTTTATCCCGTAATTACATCCGAAAAATACAAACAGCTTCCTACTACATTTCAGGTTTCTATTCCAAATTTCGAAATCAGTAATTTTGATTTTTTAAAAGCATACTACTCCAAAGAACTGAATTTTAATAAACTTGAATTAAATAAACCAAAATTTCAGGTTTACAATCGGGCAGGAAAAACAAAATCGCTTGATTTAAGTAAGTATAAATTCCCATTGCCTTCATTTATAGAGGCCTTACAGCTTGGCGAGCTAAAAATATCGGGTGCCGAGGTTTTAACTTATGAAACCCGGGGAATAGACCAACATGCAAAAAGCTATTTCAACCTCGATCTGACCATCCCAAAAATTTCAATAAAAAACGACAACAAAAATCAGTTACAGATATCAACCGGGAATTTAATTTCAAAAATTTCTGATTTGAAATCGCCACTGGGAAAAACACATGAATTAGGCATTCAGCAGGTTGATTACAATCAAAAACAAAAAACAATTTCTATTTCGGGTTTACAGGTAAATCCATTTACCCAAAGTCAGGTTGAAAACAGGTTTTCAATTTCTATCCCAAGAATCAATTTTCACAATTTTGATATTAACAAAGTTTTAGAGGACAATACTTATTCCTTTGATGAAATTGATTTTGTTGATCCGAATTTACAGATTGAAATAAATGACTCGTTAAAAGGTAAGAACCTGGAAAAAGCAAAAACCCTGGATTTATATCCTTATGTTAACTCTTATGTAGATGAAATATTGGTAAAAAAACTAAATTTTGAAAATATAACGCTCGATTTCAGCTGGTTCAAAAAACAATTATTTAAAAGAGATTTTAACCTTGTCTTCCACGAAATTAACATTGGTGAAAACCAAAATCCTGAAAACTTTCTTCATTCCAAAGAGTTTGAAATTTTAACCACGGGATTAAAAACCACAACAAAAAACAATCTTTATGAATTTACAGCGGATTCGTTGATTTACAATTCGCACAAACACAACATTCTTTTTAAAAACATACAGGTAAATCCGCTCCTGAGCCGTGAGGAACTCTCCAGACAAAAAGGATTTCAGGTTGATTTTTTGAAAGCCAAAACCGATTTTGTTGAAGTAAAAGGTATTAATGAGAATTTGTGGGTAAAAAACAATATTCTTGATGCCAACGCAGCCATCGTTGGAAAAACGGATGTGGAAATTTTCAGAAATAAAAGATACCCGTTTGACCATAACCAACGCCCTCCATGGCCACAGGATTTGCTTCGAAACATCAAACAGCAGTTTGTTTTTGATTCACTCATTCTTAAACCGTCAACAATCAAATACAGTGAATTGATGGACATTTCGGATGAACCGGGTACAATAAAATTCGAAAATCTGAAACTTAGAACCGGTAAAATTTCGAATCAGCCTCAAATTATTACTCAGCAAAAAAATCTCGAAATCGTTGCATCAACAAAAATATTTGAACAGGCGGAAATTAACGCCCGGTTTATTTTTGACTTGACCAGCAACAAGTATAAACACTCGGTTTCAGGCAATGTGGGAAAAATGCCGTTTACTGCCGTTAATCCGATGTTGGAAAAAGCGGCACCCGTTTCAATTGAAAGCGGCGATATCAACCGTTTTGATTTTGAATTCAATTTGAACGATAAATACGCTGAGGGTGAGCTCTATTTTGGTTATGATAATTTTAAAATTAATGTGCTTGAATTAAATGCC
This genomic interval carries:
- a CDS encoding ThuA domain-containing protein, whose amino-acid sequence is MKKVLLLLFFSIFSFCVFSQAPVQIMLVTGGHSYDTLQFMEMFDNLEGVEYQHFEQPVANRTIANGLAEYFDVLVFYDMWQDITPAEKSAYIQLTKVGKPLLFLHHSLVSYQKWNEFEKIVGGKYIEKDPGVPESEYSTYDHDVWVYINPVGNHASTKGFQSFRFFDEVYGNTKVSDSVIPILTTKHPGSTETIGWENHYNSSKIVYLQPGHDHRTYEKKEYRELIKQTIVYLAGKNLTAK
- a CDS encoding MFS transporter, with product MNNVNQKRLFIASCLALLVTAITFAIRAKIEGVFTEDYGLSKEQVGRAFGPAFWGFAVAMFAGGYFIDIVKTKTVVWMAFFLHLVGIILLLMAKDYFSLFLANVFIGLGNGSVEAACNPLVTALFPDKKTKMLNRFHVWFPGGIVIGSLLATLIMDEMNLSWQVLVSILFIPLVLYGFLFFGQKIPETERVTSGVSYKEMMRNVGAPVTITIAVILMILVATVPSFTVSFDSALPFVIVAAVAVAIVIEGRAVNKITLLFPFIFFCMLLTASTELGTTQWINALLAENGIGPMIILAVVTGIMAVGRYFAGSLIHRLNTTGVLLGSAIISTAGLLLLSIAQGPAMTVVSAAVFAIGVCYFWPTMIGAASEFTPKTGALGMSILGGAGFVATSMVLPIMGKSIETAGPQITLRNMSVLPVILIVAFVALSIVIKNRKAVKE
- a CDS encoding purple acid phosphatase family protein is translated as MKWFKIVFIGCIFVFHGRVNAQEQPSTNNATVFPDRVMLSISGNPASERAVSWRTSAGVAVSLGQIAKASEGPFFSENIATVNGTSSFWEEGDASALGHKVVFDNLSPNTTYTYRVGNGDNWSEWFQFTTSSANTEPFHFLYLGDFQNDIKQHCSRLIRQAYSHFPDAEFVLMAGDLVSRSNEDYWSEFFHAGDWIYATIPTMATPGNHEYHSENDTRVFSKHWNQIFVNPQNGPEGLENKSFYVDYQGVRFVSFDSPATGYYNDARINTEKWFHEVLANNPNKWTVVFTHYPVYSCSQGRDNEDYRKVVQPILEKYGVDLVLQGHDHTYCRGQNLENVGENCKNPPMYMVSVAGPKMYGLNVNRWSERAGSQIQLYQNISVDGNKIKVDVYTVTGELYDSFSLEKNKKGINKVIESPEISKIRELTQIPENAKDRYTEEEKSLYRERFEK
- a CDS encoding GlsB/YeaQ/YmgE family stress response membrane protein, which codes for MLYILIIGLAAGAIAGLIMRGKGYGFIINLIVGIAGAYLGHWLFNRLGIRIHGGIIGTLFLAVVGAVILLYLLSILKKILDK
- a CDS encoding right-handed parallel beta-helix repeat-containing protein, which produces MKLTLSFFLIFLSAYFVQSFLIPQNKINQHNTALNDTVYYHVDDLGLPLKGKENCITLTNKILKNINGEFPKILVFKPGTYHFYPEGCEQRNYFESNTTDINPRICAFLFEGAKNLVVEGNGSNFIFHGQMQPFTFDNCENITLKNIQIDWENPLTAQVEVAETGENFIDLNINQKEYSYKITDGKIFFNGKDWEEQWKGTMEFDREGRYVVPQTGDWGCLGKNWQNYEAKSIIPGLIRLENNFERKPKVGNYLVMRHSERLHSGIFIQNSKNINIKNVTLYHATGLGILAQFSENLTFDKYKAIPNATKNRYFGGGDDGLQVSNCKGQITVNNCEFAGLMDDPINVHGTSVQVIEILPDKKIKCKFMHHQSEGLQWGHAGDKIGFIENTSMNTFAYGEAESFKPTNRQEFILTLKEELPQNLETGDALENLTWAPDLTIQNSHFKSCRARGVLVSTPEKVVIENNIFESSGSAILIAGDANNWFESGAVKDVTIRNNTFTELCNTSSYQFCEGIISIYPEIPELNQNTPFFHKNIRITGNKFNPFDYPVVFARSVDGLSFSNNTIKKSKKYAPYHQRKYTFTFEACKNIIINENNYIGDVLGKNILLNQTNFSEIEVQNQENLKIETL